In Trueperaceae bacterium, the following are encoded in one genomic region:
- a CDS encoding shikimate kinase produces the protein MSTGRRHLPPERVVTWLAMAGFMGTGKSRIGWELSRRLQLTFIDTDRVIERVACMRIPDLFELYGEGVFRDYETEVVRRSVRLDEVVISTGGGTVVRPENRALLRARGPVVVLTASPETIFRRTRRHRRPMLEHEDPLARIGELMAARQPAYDEVASFKVSTDGRHSAEVVEE, from the coding sequence ATGTCGACCGGCCGCAGGCACCTCCCGCCCGAGCGCGTGGTCACGTGGTTGGCCATGGCGGGCTTCATGGGCACGGGCAAGAGCCGTATCGGCTGGGAGCTGTCGCGCCGCCTGCAGCTCACGTTCATCGACACCGACCGCGTGATCGAGCGCGTTGCCTGCATGCGCATCCCCGACCTCTTCGAGTTGTACGGCGAGGGCGTGTTCCGCGACTACGAGACCGAGGTGGTGAGGCGCTCAGTGCGCCTCGACGAGGTGGTCATCTCGACCGGCGGCGGCACGGTGGTGCGCCCGGAGAACCGCGCCCTGTTGCGGGCGCGGGGGCCGGTGGTGGTGCTCACCGCCAGCCCCGAGACCATATTCCGACGCACCCGGCGGCACCGCCGGCCGATGCTCGAGCACGAGGACCCGCTGGCGCGCATAGGCGAGTTGATGGCGGCGCGCCAGCCGGCGTACGACGAGGTGGCCTCGTTCAAGGTCTCCACGGACGGGCGCCACTCGGCGGAGGTCGTCGAGGAGAT
- the aroB gene encoding 3-dehydroquinate synthase — protein LLPEAVRERRVALVSDENVMAAHGHRVVAALEATGRRVAAFVVPPGEASKSLERYGALLRDLARSELPRDGAVVALGGGVVGDLAGFVAASYLRGVALYQVPTSLLAMVDASVGGKTGLDLPEGKNLVGAFWQPRAVIADVATLRTLPESEFRQGTVEAFKHGLLAAPDLLDAFGPGWSPQAPVERLREVVARSVEVKAAVVAADEREAGVRAHLNLGHTLAHALEAASGHALAHGDAVGYGLVFASLLARARGHADLVDLTTRFLRWLAPAPLPRADLATLRRFMARDKKVAAGRLRMVLLEDVGRPVVVSDVTDAELAAAWSELEASA, from the coding sequence CTGCTGCCGGAGGCGGTGCGCGAGCGGCGCGTGGCGCTCGTCAGCGACGAGAACGTCATGGCCGCGCACGGTCACCGCGTCGTGGCGGCGCTCGAGGCGACCGGCAGGCGCGTGGCGGCGTTCGTCGTGCCGCCGGGCGAGGCGAGCAAGTCGCTGGAGCGGTACGGGGCGCTGCTGCGCGACCTGGCCCGCTCCGAGCTGCCCCGCGACGGCGCCGTGGTCGCGTTGGGCGGCGGGGTGGTGGGCGACCTGGCGGGGTTCGTGGCCGCCAGCTACCTTCGCGGCGTGGCGCTCTACCAGGTGCCCACCTCGCTCCTCGCTATGGTCGACGCCAGCGTGGGTGGCAAGACGGGCCTCGACCTGCCGGAGGGGAAGAACCTCGTGGGGGCGTTCTGGCAGCCGCGGGCGGTCATCGCCGACGTGGCGACGCTGCGCACGCTGCCGGAGTCCGAGTTCCGGCAGGGCACCGTCGAGGCGTTCAAGCATGGGCTCCTCGCGGCGCCGGACCTGCTGGACGCGTTCGGTCCGGGTTGGTCGCCCCAAGCGCCGGTGGAGCGTCTCCGGGAGGTCGTGGCGCGCTCGGTCGAGGTCAAGGCCGCCGTGGTGGCGGCGGACGAGCGCGAGGCGGGCGTGCGCGCCCACCTCAACCTGGGGCACACGCTGGCGCACGCGCTCGAGGCGGCCAGCGGCCACGCGCTGGCGCACGGCGACGCCGTGGGTTACGGGCTCGTGTTCGCCAGCCTGCTGGCGCGGGCGCGCGGCCACGCCGACCTCGTCGACCTCACGACGCGGTTCCTGCGGTGGCTCGCGCCCGCCCCCCTGCCGCGCGCCGACCTGGCCACGCTGCGGCGCTTCATGGCGCGCGACAAGAAGGTGGCGGCCGGGCGGCTGCGCATGGTGTTGCTGGAGGACGTCGGGAGGCCCGTGGTCGTGTCCGACGTCACCGACGCCGAACTGGCGGCGGCCTGGAGCGAACTGGAGGCGAGCGCGTGA
- a CDS encoding GspH/FimT family protein: MPPLTTPQAPTSRAPRRPRRSHAAGRAGITLVELLVVLGVLAVLASAGLAFARPSLAMKAARAVRTTVLWARTEAMWRGAPMSVTELPGGAGLVVVAPADPAAPCGEGTPLARVALADFPGVRLVAGLPRGLVWLPSGSGRTCSGGGVISGTMLLADARVTISVVVSALGRVRLGVVAAP; this comes from the coding sequence ATGCCGCCGCTGACCACCCCCCAGGCACCCACGAGCCGCGCGCCCCGTCGGCCGCGCCGCTCCCACGCCGCCGGGCGCGCGGGCATCACCCTCGTCGAGCTCCTCGTCGTGCTGGGCGTGCTGGCCGTGCTGGCGTCCGCCGGCCTGGCCTTCGCGCGCCCGAGCCTGGCCATGAAGGCTGCCCGCGCCGTGCGCACCACCGTGCTGTGGGCGCGCACCGAGGCCATGTGGCGCGGCGCGCCCATGAGCGTCACGGAGCTGCCGGGCGGCGCCGGGCTGGTGGTCGTGGCACCGGCCGATCCCGCCGCGCCGTGCGGGGAGGGCACCCCCCTCGCGCGCGTCGCCCTGGCCGACTTCCCCGGCGTGCGCCTCGTTGCCGGCCTGCCGCGCGGCCTCGTCTGGTTGCCGAGCGGTTCCGGCCGCACCTGCTCCGGCGGCGGGGTCATCTCCGGCACCATGCTGCTGGCAGACGCCCGCGTCACCATCAGCGTCGTCGTCTCCGCGCTCGGCCGCGTCAGGCTGGGCGTCGTGGCCGCGCCGTGA
- a CDS encoding prepilin-type N-terminal cleavage/methylation domain-containing protein, protein MRASSHRRLPGGFTLVETLVALAVLAAVAGALIALQVGAVRAQRAAERLHAAAGLLAGELVLQRTEAAAGTGACRSAPAAAEASLDCEVERSCLVARDGGCELVLVEVRVGAARDEAARGGGVAPLTARTVVAPWLEGRP, encoded by the coding sequence GTGAGGGCCTCGAGCCACCGCCGGTTGCCGGGCGGCTTCACGCTCGTCGAGACGCTCGTGGCGCTCGCCGTCCTCGCCGCCGTCGCCGGCGCTCTGATCGCGTTGCAGGTGGGCGCCGTGCGGGCACAGCGAGCGGCGGAGCGGCTGCACGCCGCCGCCGGGCTGCTGGCGGGCGAGCTCGTCTTGCAGCGCACCGAGGCGGCGGCAGGTACCGGCGCCTGCCGCTCGGCGCCGGCCGCGGCGGAAGCTTCTCTCGACTGCGAGGTGGAGCGCTCCTGCCTCGTCGCGCGAGACGGCGGCTGCGAGCTCGTCCTCGTTGAAGTGCGCGTCGGCGCCGCCCGGGACGAGGCGGCTCGTGGGGGAGGGGTGGCGCCGCTCACGGCCCGCACGGTGGTGGCGCCGTGGCTGGAGGGGCGACCGTGA
- the scpB gene encoding SMC-Scp complex subunit ScpB translates to MTGGHDTQGESHEAPAAPAPAPRSEEAGRGGYLGALLSAALLATGRPVTTRELKALLGVSEEAVEREVARLRATMAAADLGLVVEHVAGGYRLVVAPALVPALATLLAPPPLPQLSQAALETLALVAYHQPVTRGELEAARGASCSSTLETLQERELIKVVGHKEVVGKPLLYATTDRFLLEFGLASLADLPPMHDDAPSNFLRG, encoded by the coding sequence ATGACAGGCGGCCACGACACTCAGGGCGAGTCGCACGAGGCGCCCGCGGCGCCCGCCCCGGCGCCACGGAGCGAGGAGGCCGGGCGCGGCGGTTACCTCGGAGCGCTACTCAGCGCCGCGCTGCTGGCGACCGGCCGGCCCGTCACCACGCGCGAGCTCAAGGCGCTGCTGGGGGTGAGCGAGGAGGCCGTGGAGCGCGAGGTCGCGCGCCTGCGCGCCACCATGGCCGCCGCCGACCTCGGCCTGGTGGTCGAGCACGTCGCGGGCGGCTACCGGCTCGTGGTGGCGCCGGCGCTCGTGCCGGCCCTCGCCACCCTGCTGGCGCCGCCGCCCCTGCCGCAGCTCAGCCAGGCCGCGCTCGAGACGCTGGCGCTGGTGGCGTACCACCAACCCGTCACGCGCGGCGAACTAGAGGCGGCGCGGGGGGCGTCGTGCAGCTCCACCCTCGAGACGCTGCAGGAACGCGAGCTCATCAAGGTGGTGGGGCACAAGGAGGTCGTCGGCAAGCCGCTACTCTACGCGACCACCGATCGCTTCCTGCTCGAGTTCGGGCTCGCCTCCCTGGCCGACCTGCCGCCCATGCACGACGACGCGCCCAGCAACTTCCTCCGCGGTTGA
- the aroC gene encoding chorismate synthase, producing MLRYVSAGESHGPALTIILDGVPAGLPLTTVDHVDPWLRRRQGGYGRGQRMVIEQDRAVFKGGVRAGRTTGAPVAMEIVNRDWANWHDVMAVEPGGEPRKRAVTQPRPGHADLAGGVKYGHKDLRDVLERASARETAARVAAGAVALRLLEELGVAACARVISLGGIDCGGTMDWARVADLDASPLRCFDADAEERIVDLIDAAKVQGDTLGGVVEARFRGVPVGLGSYVQWDRKLDGQLAQAVMSIPAIKGMEIGDGWRAATLPGSQVHDAIVGGGARYDRATNRSGGLEGGMTNGEELVVRAAMKPIATLMRPLPTVDVVTHAPADASRERSDVTAVPAASIVVLAMCALTLANAAADKFGADTLLEMRQRLEAHRAYTAAY from the coding sequence ATGCTCAGGTACGTTAGCGCCGGCGAGTCGCACGGTCCCGCTCTCACCATCATCCTCGACGGGGTGCCCGCGGGCCTCCCCCTCACGACCGTCGACCACGTCGACCCGTGGTTGCGGCGCCGCCAGGGCGGTTACGGTCGCGGGCAGCGCATGGTCATCGAGCAGGATCGCGCGGTCTTCAAGGGGGGCGTTCGGGCGGGTCGCACCACCGGGGCGCCCGTCGCCATGGAGATCGTCAACCGCGACTGGGCGAACTGGCACGACGTCATGGCGGTGGAGCCGGGCGGCGAGCCGCGCAAGCGCGCCGTGACGCAGCCGCGGCCGGGTCACGCCGACCTGGCGGGCGGTGTGAAGTACGGCCACAAGGACCTCCGCGACGTGCTGGAGCGCGCTTCGGCGCGCGAGACGGCGGCGCGCGTGGCGGCGGGCGCCGTGGCGCTCCGCCTGCTAGAGGAGTTGGGCGTCGCGGCCTGCGCCCGCGTCATCAGCCTGGGCGGGATCGATTGCGGCGGCACCATGGACTGGGCGCGCGTCGCGGACCTCGACGCCTCGCCCCTGCGGTGCTTCGACGCGGACGCCGAGGAGCGCATCGTCGACCTCATCGACGCGGCCAAGGTGCAGGGCGACACCCTCGGCGGCGTGGTGGAGGCGCGCTTCAGGGGCGTGCCGGTGGGCCTCGGCAGCTACGTTCAGTGGGACCGCAAGCTGGACGGGCAGTTGGCGCAGGCCGTGATGAGCATCCCGGCCATCAAGGGCATGGAGATCGGCGACGGGTGGCGCGCCGCCACCCTGCCCGGCAGTCAGGTGCACGACGCCATCGTGGGAGGCGGCGCGCGCTACGACCGCGCCACGAACCGCTCGGGCGGCCTGGAGGGCGGCATGACGAACGGCGAGGAGCTGGTGGTGCGGGCCGCCATGAAGCCGATCGCCACCCTCATGCGGCCCCTGCCGACCGTCGACGTGGTCACGCACGCGCCGGCCGACGCCTCGCGCGAACGCTCCGACGTCACGGCCGTGCCGGCCGCCTCCATCGTGGTCCTGGCCATGTGCGCCCTGACCCTGGCGAACGCCGCGGCCGACAAGTTCGGGGCCGACACGTTGCTGGAGATGCGACAACGGCTGGAAGCACACCGCGCCTACACGGCAGCGTACTGA
- a CDS encoding prepilin-type N-terminal cleavage/methylation domain-containing protein, translating to MRGGRGLTLVELLVALAIAGVVLTLLAGLTAGARQGAGRTERRADTVATLRLSAELLAEELRLAGTVPWPPPANPAPEALAAWLEPAVTVALGPAGDAVGLRGIDHRLAGAPLQRDVVFEVVVDGAGEWQLYRRPLGSPRQPLVAGVAGLHVRWVVTAAGARVSPVAADGQRIAALGLEIVVAGESLSVVAELPARPLLAVRSAP from the coding sequence GTGAGGGGAGGCCGCGGCCTGACGCTGGTGGAACTCCTGGTCGCCCTGGCCATCGCCGGCGTCGTCCTGACGCTACTCGCGGGCCTCACGGCGGGAGCGCGGCAGGGCGCCGGCCGCACCGAGCGGCGCGCCGACACGGTGGCCACCCTCAGGTTGAGCGCCGAGCTGCTCGCCGAGGAGCTGCGGCTGGCGGGCACCGTACCGTGGCCGCCGCCCGCCAACCCGGCCCCGGAGGCGCTCGCTGCCTGGCTCGAGCCCGCCGTCACGGTGGCGCTCGGGCCGGCGGGTGACGCCGTGGGCCTGCGCGGCATCGACCACCGCCTGGCCGGGGCGCCCCTGCAACGCGACGTCGTCTTCGAGGTCGTCGTCGACGGCGCGGGCGAGTGGCAGCTCTACCGGCGCCCGCTCGGATCGCCCAGGCAGCCGCTGGTGGCGGGCGTGGCGGGGCTCCACGTGCGCTGGGTCGTGACGGCCGCAGGCGCGCGCGTGAGCCCGGTGGCCGCCGACGGGCAGCGCATCGCCGCCCTCGGCCTAGAGATCGTGGTGGCGGGGGAGAGCCTCAGCGTCGTGGCCGAGCTGCCCGCCAGGCCGCTCCTGGCCGTGAGGTCCGCCCCGTGA
- the aroQ gene encoding type II 3-dehydroquinate dehydratase: MILVLNGPNLNLLGRREPDVYGRLTLAELDAMCVATAAELRRRAECRQSNHEGRLIDWLHGAAADGAIGVVLNPGGLTHTSVALRDAIAAVPVPVVEVHISNTAAREEFRHRSLVAAVCAGSVVGLGAAGYRLAIRYLAELAAAPS; encoded by the coding sequence GTGATCCTCGTGTTGAACGGTCCGAACCTGAACCTGCTGGGGAGAAGGGAGCCCGACGTCTACGGGCGCCTGACGTTGGCGGAGCTCGACGCCATGTGCGTGGCCACCGCGGCCGAGCTGAGGCGCCGCGCCGAGTGCCGGCAAAGCAACCACGAGGGGCGCCTGATCGACTGGTTGCATGGCGCCGCCGCCGACGGCGCCATCGGCGTGGTCCTGAACCCGGGCGGCCTGACGCACACGAGCGTGGCGCTGCGCGACGCCATCGCGGCCGTGCCCGTTCCCGTCGTCGAGGTTCACATCAGCAACACGGCGGCGCGGGAGGAGTTCCGCCACCGGAGCCTGGTGGCGGCGGTGTGCGCCGGCAGCGTGGTCGGCCTCGGTGCGGCGGGCTACCGCCTGGCCATCAGGTACCTGGCGGAGCTGGCGGCCGCCCCGAGCTGA